TATCGATTTTGGGCGTCCTTTGATTTGATAATTGAGTCCTTCTTCATCTAGAGAGTCTTCTATAACTTTTTTAAACTCTTTAATGTAATCATCTTGTTGAGCTTTGCTCTCTGTGATTTTACCAGAAAGATCTTTATAAACTTCTGGTTCTGTATATTTTAAACTTAAGTCTTCAAGCTCTGTTTTTATATTGTAAAGTCCCATTCTATGAGCTAGAGGCGCATATATATAAAGAGTCTCACTTGCAATTTTTGATTGCTTGTCTGGACGCATGGAATCCATGGTCTGCATATTGTGAAGGCGGTCTGCTATTTTAATAATAATAACTCTAGGGTCATCATTAATAGTAAGTAGCATTTTTCTAAAATTCTCTGCTTGTAAAGAGACATCTCTGTCCTTTTTTAAACTAGATATTTTAGTGAGTCCATCTACAATACGAGCGACAGTCTCGCCAAACATTTGTTCAAGGTCAGATAGGGTGTACTCAGTATCCTCTACTACATCATGTAATAATGCGCTGGCTATTGACGTAGCATCAAGACCTATCTCGCTAGCAACAATTTGTGCTACAGCAACTGGATGAAAGATGTATGCTTCACCAGACTTTCGGCGTTGTGATTTGTGAGCATCAACAGCAACGTCAAATGCTTTACGAATCATTTTTTTATCATCCTCTGATAAGGTTTGATAGCTTATGCGCAACAGTTTTTTATACTGTCTCGTCAGCTCCTTATTCTCTGCCTCTATAAATTCTGTCGTTAATTCCATATGATCTCTTAAATGTACCATTTTCTCATAAATGAACAACATATTATAACGACATCTTGTGAGGATTTATGTAACGATGTCTTTTTAAGATATATGGGTTCATTTATTAATAACGCTTTCGCGAAAGCGTACTACTCATTACGACCATCAGTACTTATTTATTCCCATTATACATGAGTGTTAATTCTTATCTTCGCCCTAAAAGTAGAATTTATGAGCATTTTTTATATTCTAGTGGGCTTGGTATTGCTAGTAGTAGGTGGGGAGTTTTTAGTGAGGGCATCTGTTGGGTTGTCATTTAAGCTCAACCTTTCTAAAATGGTGATTGGTCTTACGGTTGTGTCATTTGCGACCTCCGCGCCAGAGCTTTTAGTGAGTGTTCAAGCAGCTTTAGACGGTAGTTCTGATATTGCATTAGGTAATGTCATAGGGTCTAATATTGCAAACATAGGTCTCGTTTTAGGTATCACTGCAGTAATTTCTGCACTTGCGATAGATCGTGATTTTTACCGTTTTAACTGGCCGGTGATGATGTTCTTTTCTGTAGCCTTGTTTTTTCTACTCTCAAATGATGGAAAACTCACCGCTACCGAAGGTGGAGGACTACTTGCGGCACTTGGTGTTTATTTATATTTCTTACTTCGCAGAGCTAGAAAAAGTGCAGCGTTAGAAGGAAGCGATGGTGTAGATGAGGGATTAGGTCAAGCATCTTATTTTAAAATAATCTTCTGGCTTCTCATAGGTGGAGCAGCATTGTACTTTGGTTCTGAGTGGCTCGTTTCTGGAGCAAAGGAGCTTGCAACGGCTGTTGGTATAAGTGAATACGCTATTTCTGTAACTGTTATCGCAATAGGGACTAGTGTTCCAGAACTGGCGGCATCTGTTATAGCGGCTTTAAAGAAAGAGAAAGCTATTTCTTTAGGAAACTTAATAGGTTCTAATATTTTTAATATTGCCTCAGTATTAGGGATAACATCGCTTATTAAGGACATTAATGTGGTAGATGATGCTATTTTAGGCACTAATATTTACTGGATGATAGGCTTTGCAGCAATCTTATTACC
The genomic region above belongs to Dokdonia sp. Dokd-P16 and contains:
- a CDS encoding calcium/sodium antiporter, translating into MSIFYILVGLVLLVVGGEFLVRASVGLSFKLNLSKMVIGLTVVSFATSAPELLVSVQAALDGSSDIALGNVIGSNIANIGLVLGITAVISALAIDRDFYRFNWPVMMFFSVALFFLLSNDGKLTATEGGGLLAALGVYLYFLLRRARKSAALEGSDGVDEGLGQASYFKIIFWLLIGGAALYFGSEWLVSGAKELATAVGISEYAISVTVIAIGTSVPELAASVIAALKKEKAISLGNLIGSNIFNIASVLGITSLIKDINVVDDAILGTNIYWMIGFAAILLPLAFIPTKLQIGRIKGLVLVGAYILFIALAFAA